The sequence below is a genomic window from Arthrobacter sp. U41.
GTCATCAGCAGGTTCACCCGCCCGTGCCGGCCACGAGCCAGTCGGCCCCGCGGGCGGCGACGAGTTCCAGGTCATCGCGGTTCTTGACGACCGAGCCGAGGGTCTGATCCGCCGTCGTGGCGTCTATGTGGTCGATGCCCAGCACGGCGAGCGCGGAGACCCAGTCAATGGCCTCGGAGATCCCCGGCGGTTTGGCGAGGTCCAGGGTGCGCAGCTTCGTGATCACCGCGGCGGCCTGCAAAGCCAGCGGGCCGCTGCTGGCGGGCACCCGCCGGCGCACGATTTCCGCGATCCGTTCCGGGCCGGGGTAGTCGATCCAGTGGTAGAGGCAGCGCCGGGTCAGGGCGTCGTGCAGGTCCCGCGTCCGGTTGGAGGTGAGGATGACGATCGGCGGGTGGGTGGCCCGGATCGTGCCCAGTTCCGGGATGGTGACTGCGGCCTCGGCGAGCAGTTCGAAGGTGAAGGCCTCGAACTCGGCGTCGGCGCGGTCGATTTCGTCCAGCAGCAGGACTGCGGGGCGCGGTCCGGGATGTTCGATTGCCTGCAGCAGCGGACGGCGCAGCAGGTACTCGGGGCCGAAGAGGTCGGTTTCGGTGACGGAGGCGTCCCGGACCTCCGCCAGCCGGATCCCGAGCAGCTGCCGCTGGTGGTTCCACTCGTAGAGGGCTTCGCCGGCGTCGATTCCCTCGTAGCA
It includes:
- a CDS encoding AAA family ATPase yields the protein MSTAARSGAEEDVQRRIPDVASLVSALDSNDYLADVGLATALFLAVRLPQPILLEGEAGVGKTEAAKALAELLDTPLYRLQCYEGIDAGEALYEWNHQRQLLGIRLAEVRDASVTETDLFGPEYLLRRPLLQAIEHPGPRPAVLLLDEIDRADAEFEAFTFELLAEAAVTIPELGTIRATHPPIVILTSNRTRDLHDALTRRCLYHWIDYPGPERIAEIVRRRVPASSGPLALQAAAVITKLRTLDLAKPPGISEAIDWVSALAVLGIDHIDATTADQTLGSVVKNRDDLELVAARGADWLVAGTGG